In one window of Limnohabitans sp. MORI2 DNA:
- the rplI gene encoding 50S ribosomal protein L9, translating to MQIILLDKVVNLGNLGEIVRVKDGYARNFLIPSGRARRATETAIKEFEVRRAELEKAAAEKLAAAQAQGEKLTGKVIKLSQKAGVDGRLFGSVTNHDIAEALTKEGFAVAKAQIRMPHGPIKTVSESAVGVALHTDVIVEITVNVQGETA from the coding sequence ATGCAAATTATTCTGCTCGACAAGGTCGTGAACCTCGGCAACCTCGGCGAAATCGTCCGTGTGAAAGATGGTTACGCCCGTAACTTTTTGATCCCATCAGGCCGCGCTCGTCGCGCCACTGAGACAGCGATCAAAGAATTCGAAGTTCGCCGCGCTGAACTCGAAAAAGCTGCTGCTGAAAAATTGGCTGCTGCACAAGCCCAAGGCGAGAAGCTGACTGGCAAAGTCATCAAGCTCAGCCAAAAAGCTGGCGTGGACGGTCGTTTGTTCGGCTCTGTGACCAACCACGACATCGCTGAAGCGTTGACGAAAGAAGGTTTCGCAGTGGCCAAAGCTCAGATCCGTATGCCTCACGGCCCCATCAAAACAGTGAGCGAAAGCGCTGTGGGCGTGGCATTGCACACTGACGTGATTGTTGAAATCACGGTCAACGTGCAAGGCGAGACTGCTTAA
- the rpsR gene encoding 30S ribosomal protein S18 translates to MATFKKFNKDKRPKRNTQSLLFKRKRFCRFTVTGVEEIDYKDVDTLRDFIAENGKIIPARLTGTRAIYQRQLNTAIKRARFLALVPYSDQHKI, encoded by the coding sequence ATGGCCACATTCAAGAAATTCAACAAAGACAAGCGCCCAAAGCGCAACACGCAATCATTGCTTTTCAAGCGCAAGCGCTTCTGCCGCTTCACCGTCACTGGCGTTGAAGAAATCGACTACAAAGACGTCGACACATTGCGTGACTTCATTGCCGAAAACGGCAAGATCATTCCCGCACGCCTGACCGGCACACGCGCTATTTACCAACGTCAGCTGAACACTGCCATCAAGCGCGCACGCTTCTTGGCTTTGGTGCCTTACAGCGACCAGCACAAGATCTAA
- the priB gene encoding primosomal replication protein N, translated as MNHVVLNACVVEASALRYTPAGLPAIDLSLEHESEIQEAGQKRQVKATVKTVALGSLAERLAQLPLGSLWQFSGFLASPRHSKNVVFHIQDFQQIS; from the coding sequence TTGAACCACGTTGTTTTGAACGCTTGTGTTGTAGAGGCTTCGGCCCTGCGATACACCCCAGCCGGTTTACCCGCCATTGATTTGAGTCTCGAACACGAGTCCGAAATTCAAGAAGCAGGGCAAAAGCGACAAGTCAAAGCAACCGTCAAAACAGTCGCCTTGGGATCCTTAGCTGAGCGTCTCGCTCAACTTCCCCTCGGTAGCCTTTGGCAGTTCAGTGGCTTTTTAGCCTCACCTCGTCACAGCAAAAACGTCGTTTTTCACATTCAAGATTTTCAGCAAATTTCATAG
- the rpsF gene encoding 30S ribosomal protein S6, whose protein sequence is MRHYEIILLIHPDQSEQVPAMLERYKGMITAGGGAIHRTEDWGRRQLAYMINKLAKAHYICLNIEASQAVMSELEHAFKFNDAVLRHMTVLRKKAETTPSIMMKTVEREEARKNQQAEFAG, encoded by the coding sequence ATGCGTCATTACGAAATCATTTTGTTGATCCATCCGGATCAAAGCGAACAAGTTCCAGCCATGCTGGAGCGTTACAAAGGCATGATCACCGCAGGTGGTGGTGCGATTCATCGTACGGAAGACTGGGGTCGCCGCCAGTTGGCCTACATGATCAACAAGCTTGCCAAAGCTCACTACATTTGCTTGAACATCGAAGCTAGCCAAGCTGTGATGTCTGAACTCGAACACGCGTTCAAGTTCAACGATGCTGTGTTGCGTCACATGACTGTCTTGCGTAAGAAGGCTGAAACAACACCTTCCATCATGATGAAGACCGTCGAGCGCGAAGAAGCTCGCAAGAACCAGCAAGCTGAGTTCGCGGGCTAA
- a CDS encoding VC_2705 family sodium/solute symporter, producing the protein MPLKPWPWRLLLLSFAGLVLLTLLLLLADFAGVPKAVVNGFFLVVSIIGYALIGMFCRTTVPEEYFVAGRSISAPMNGMATAADWLSAASFIGLTGLLLTDGLVGDGQHPGGLAYLLGWTGGFCLLGFLFAAKLNRSRAITIPDFLEQRFGSAAVRWLAAWGAILCSGIYLVAQIYGIGLVASMLSGLTFELGVFLALGGVLLCSFLGGMRAVTWTQGVQCVVIVVSMVVLAMAVSFKTQGHPFVTVAAIQSLPTIQQRTQQIESDPAELMTRDVISLRMSSLDVKIAEPIYAREVERQIVAKQVARAKADNASLREIQKLEANPAWRETSLERLVGAWQSEREVLAQAIDRPVGFQKNNLNGWNDGLNNSLALIFCLMLGTAALPHILVRSYTTPTPAEAERSVVWALAFIVVVYLCASSLAVLLKSYVLTELVGSHLDQLPDWADRLKLRKLALLSIQDYNQDGMVQYADVRLFSDYFVLGVPEMTHISSVFTGLLAAGALAAALSTADGLLLTISSALAQDLYFQTAEPNAPPLRRIMLNKILLMVVALLAAWFATNRPVSILFWVTCAFSLAASTFFPVMLLGIYWRGMNHVGALLSMVAGLAVSSYYIASNHPWVQMWLHWQPADTLWMGLDPVCAGVFGVPAGFLMGYLGSKLPFKLKN; encoded by the coding sequence ATGCCGCTTAAACCTTGGCCTTGGCGCTTGTTGTTGCTCAGCTTTGCTGGCTTGGTCCTGCTGACGCTTTTGTTGTTGCTCGCAGATTTTGCTGGCGTACCCAAGGCTGTGGTGAATGGCTTTTTCTTGGTGGTGTCCATCATTGGCTACGCACTCATCGGCATGTTTTGCCGAACAACAGTGCCAGAGGAGTACTTTGTCGCTGGGCGCAGCATCAGTGCGCCGATGAACGGCATGGCGACAGCCGCGGATTGGTTGTCTGCTGCTTCATTCATCGGTTTGACCGGATTGCTCTTAACGGATGGTTTGGTTGGGGATGGTCAACATCCGGGGGGACTGGCTTATCTGTTGGGCTGGACCGGTGGCTTTTGTTTGCTTGGTTTTTTGTTTGCAGCCAAGCTCAATCGGTCGCGTGCGATCACGATTCCTGATTTTTTAGAGCAACGTTTCGGCAGTGCCGCGGTGCGTTGGTTAGCGGCATGGGGCGCCATCTTGTGCTCGGGTATTTATTTGGTGGCGCAGATTTATGGCATTGGTTTGGTGGCATCCATGCTGTCAGGTTTGACCTTTGAACTCGGTGTCTTTCTGGCTTTGGGCGGTGTGTTGCTGTGCTCTTTTCTCGGTGGCATGCGTGCGGTGACATGGACGCAAGGCGTGCAATGCGTGGTGATTGTGGTGTCCATGGTGGTGTTGGCCATGGCGGTCTCATTCAAAACACAGGGGCATCCTTTTGTGACGGTGGCTGCGATTCAGTCATTGCCGACGATTCAACAACGCACGCAGCAAATTGAGTCTGATCCAGCAGAGCTGATGACGCGCGATGTCATTAGCCTGCGTATGAGCAGCTTAGACGTCAAGATTGCTGAGCCTATTTATGCCCGTGAAGTCGAACGGCAGATCGTGGCGAAACAAGTGGCACGTGCGAAAGCTGACAACGCTTCGCTGCGAGAAATTCAAAAATTAGAAGCAAACCCAGCGTGGCGCGAAACTTCGCTGGAGCGATTGGTGGGTGCTTGGCAGTCTGAGCGTGAAGTGCTGGCGCAAGCCATTGATCGACCTGTTGGTTTCCAAAAAAACAACTTGAATGGATGGAACGATGGCTTAAACAACAGCCTGGCTTTGATTTTTTGTTTGATGCTGGGGACTGCCGCATTGCCACATATCTTGGTGCGTTCTTACACAACGCCAACCCCTGCAGAGGCTGAGCGTTCAGTGGTCTGGGCGTTGGCTTTCATTGTGGTGGTGTACTTGTGTGCGTCTTCGTTGGCGGTGTTGCTTAAGTCGTATGTATTGACGGAATTGGTTGGGTCGCATTTGGATCAATTGCCCGATTGGGCGGATCGTTTGAAGCTGCGCAAACTGGCGTTGTTGAGCATCCAAGACTACAACCAAGACGGCATGGTTCAATACGCTGACGTTCGTCTGTTCAGTGACTATTTTGTGTTGGGTGTGCCTGAGATGACGCACATTTCATCGGTGTTTACAGGGTTGCTCGCTGCTGGGGCTTTGGCTGCGGCGCTTTCAACAGCAGATGGTTTGTTGCTGACGATTTCTAGTGCGTTGGCGCAAGATTTATATTTCCAAACAGCAGAGCCCAATGCGCCGCCCTTGCGTCGCATCATGTTGAACAAAATATTGTTGATGGTGGTGGCCTTGCTCGCTGCGTGGTTTGCCACCAATCGCCCCGTCAGTATTTTGTTCTGGGTGACCTGCGCGTTTTCGTTGGCAGCTTCGACGTTCTTCCCCGTCATGCTTTTGGGTATTTATTGGCGAGGCATGAACCATGTGGGCGCGCTGTTGTCGATGGTGGCGGGGCTTGCTGTGAGTTCTTACTACATTGCCTCTAATCACCCGTGGGTGCAGATGTGGCTGCATTGGCAGCCCGCGGACACCTTGTGGATGGGCTTGGACCCGGTGTGTGCGGGTGTTTTTGGGGTCCCTGCCGGATTCTTGATGGGGTACTTGGGGAGTAAGCTTCCCTTTAAGCTTAAAAATTGA
- the ppsA gene encoding phosphoenolpyruvate synthase, giving the protein MTALFSPTALVVPFEQLRMTDVEAVGGKNASLGEMISQLPSGVRVPTGFATTAHAFREFLAFDGLTDKINARLDKLDTEDVRALAEAGAEIRAMVEAQPFPADLEKAIREAFITLSEGNAAATFAVRSSATAEDLPDASFAGQQETFLNVHGIDEVLHKMKEVFASLYNDRAISYRVHKGFAHADVALSAGVQRMVRSDTGAAGVMFTIDTESGFEDVVFITSSYGLGETVVQGAVNPDEFYVHKPTLKAGKRAVIRRNLGSKLIQMVFSTAEEKKASGKLVKTVDVPTELRNRYSLTDADVEQLAHYALVIEQHYGRPMDIEWGKDGTDGQLYILQARPETVKSQAKGQAELRYKLKGHSTVLAEGRAIGQKIGTGPVRLVHNISEMDKVQPGDVLVTDMTDPNWEPVMKRASAIVTNRGGRTCHAAIIARELGIPAVVGCGHATEQLKDGTLVTVSCAEGDTGRIYDGLLETEVTEVQRGEMPQIKTKIMMNVGNPQLAFDFAQLPNEGVGLARLEFIINNNIGVHPKAILDYPNVDADLKKAVESVARGHASPRAFYVDKVAEGIATIAAAFFPKPVIVRMSDFKSNEYRKLIGGSRYEPEEENPMLGFRGAARYISEDFGEAFAMECEAMRRVREDMGLTNVQVMVPFVRTLGQAERVTNLLASHGLKRGENDLKVIMMCEVPSNAILADDFLKYFDGFSIGSNDLTQLTLGLDRDSGLELLAADFDERDPAVKAMLSRAIAACKAQGKYVGICGQGPSDHPDFAHWLADEGISSISLNPDSVIETWKSLAK; this is encoded by the coding sequence ATGACTGCACTTTTCAGCCCAACCGCCTTGGTGGTTCCTTTTGAGCAACTGCGAATGACAGACGTCGAAGCCGTTGGCGGTAAAAACGCCAGCCTCGGCGAAATGATTTCGCAACTACCCTCTGGCGTGCGTGTGCCCACGGGCTTTGCCACGACGGCCCATGCCTTCCGCGAGTTTTTGGCGTTCGACGGCTTGACCGACAAAATCAACGCCCGCTTGGACAAGCTCGACACCGAAGACGTGCGCGCCTTGGCCGAAGCCGGTGCCGAAATTCGCGCCATGGTAGAGGCCCAGCCTTTCCCAGCCGATTTGGAAAAAGCGATTCGCGAAGCCTTCATCACCTTGTCTGAGGGCAACGCTGCCGCGACGTTTGCCGTGCGTTCTTCTGCCACTGCCGAAGACTTGCCAGACGCTTCTTTCGCAGGCCAACAAGAAACCTTCCTCAACGTGCACGGCATTGACGAAGTGCTGCACAAGATGAAAGAGGTGTTTGCTTCGCTGTACAACGACCGCGCCATCAGCTACCGCGTGCACAAGGGCTTTGCCCACGCCGATGTGGCTTTGTCTGCCGGTGTGCAACGCATGGTGCGCTCTGACACGGGCGCTGCTGGTGTGATGTTCACCATCGACACCGAATCGGGCTTTGAAGATGTGGTGTTCATCACCTCCAGCTATGGCTTGGGTGAGACCGTGGTGCAAGGCGCCGTGAACCCCGATGAGTTCTACGTGCACAAGCCCACCTTGAAGGCCGGCAAGCGCGCTGTGATTCGCCGCAACTTGGGTTCGAAGCTGATTCAAATGGTGTTCTCCACCGCCGAAGAGAAAAAAGCCAGCGGCAAGTTGGTGAAAACCGTGGACGTGCCCACTGAGTTGCGCAACCGTTATTCCTTGACCGATGCCGATGTGGAGCAACTGGCCCACTACGCGCTGGTGATCGAGCAGCACTATGGCCGCCCTATGGACATCGAGTGGGGTAAAGACGGCACAGACGGTCAGCTCTACATCTTGCAAGCGCGTCCTGAAACCGTGAAGAGCCAAGCCAAAGGCCAAGCCGAGCTGCGCTACAAACTCAAAGGTCACAGCACCGTGTTGGCCGAAGGCCGCGCGATTGGCCAAAAAATTGGCACGGGTCCCGTGCGTTTGGTGCACAACATCAGCGAGATGGACAAGGTCCAGCCCGGCGACGTGTTGGTCACCGACATGACCGACCCCAACTGGGAACCCGTGATGAAGCGCGCCAGTGCCATCGTGACCAACCGTGGTGGCCGCACCTGCCACGCCGCCATCATTGCGCGTGAGTTGGGCATTCCTGCGGTGGTGGGATGTGGCCACGCCACCGAGCAACTCAAAGACGGCACCTTGGTGACCGTGAGCTGTGCCGAGGGTGATACGGGTCGCATTTACGACGGTTTGCTTGAGACCGAAGTGACCGAAGTGCAACGCGGCGAGATGCCACAGATCAAAACCAAGATCATGATGAACGTGGGCAACCCACAGTTGGCCTTTGACTTCGCTCAGTTGCCCAACGAAGGCGTGGGCTTGGCCCGCTTGGAGTTCATCATCAACAACAACATTGGCGTGCACCCCAAGGCCATCTTGGACTACCCCAATGTCGACGCTGACTTGAAGAAGGCGGTGGAGTCTGTGGCCCGTGGCCATGCGTCACCCCGCGCGTTCTACGTGGACAAAGTGGCCGAAGGCATTGCCACCATTGCCGCCGCGTTTTTCCCCAAGCCTGTGATCGTGCGCATGTCGGACTTCAAGTCCAACGAATACCGCAAACTCATTGGCGGCAGCCGCTACGAGCCCGAGGAAGAAAACCCCATGTTGGGCTTCCGTGGCGCAGCCCGCTACATCAGCGAAGACTTCGGCGAAGCCTTTGCGATGGAGTGCGAAGCCATGCGTCGCGTGCGCGAAGACATGGGGCTCACTAACGTGCAAGTCATGGTGCCTTTCGTGCGCACCTTGGGCCAAGCTGAGCGCGTGACCAATTTGTTGGCCTCGCACGGTTTGAAGCGCGGCGAAAACGACCTCAAGGTCATCATGATGTGCGAAGTGCCAAGCAACGCCATCTTGGCAGACGATTTCTTGAAGTACTTCGACGGCTTCTCCATCGGCTCCAACGACTTGACCCAATTGACCTTGGGTCTCGACCGCGATTCCGGCTTGGAGCTGTTGGCCGCTGACTTTGACGAACGCGACCCCGCCGTGAAAGCCATGCTCAGCCGCGCCATTGCAGCTTGCAAGGCGCAAGGCAAGTACGTGGGTATCTGCGGCCAAGGCCCCAGCGACCACCCCGACTTCGCGCACTGGTTGGCAGACGAAGGCATCAGCTCCATCTCGCTCAACCCAGACAGCGTGATTGAGACTTGGAAATCATTGGCCAAGTGA
- a CDS encoding pyruvate, water dikinase regulatory protein — translation MPNPTVFFVSDGTGITAETFGNAILAQFEVKFRHIRIPFVDTVDKAHQAVRQILHTGEIEGRRPIVFTTLVNMEVLSVILEGCKDKTMLMDMFSIFVNPLEKELGIKSNHRVGRFSDASKSQEYRERIEAINFSLAHDDGQLNRDLELSDVILVGVSRSGKTPTSLYLAMQHGLKASNYPLIPEDFERRQLPPALMPHKKKIFGLTIQPERLSEIRNERRPDSKYASLANCRHEVAEAEAMMRRAGIRWLSTTHKSIEEIATTILQEINPERLIY, via the coding sequence ATGCCCAATCCCACCGTGTTTTTTGTTTCTGACGGCACCGGCATCACCGCAGAAACCTTTGGCAACGCCATCTTGGCGCAGTTTGAAGTGAAATTTCGCCACATCCGCATCCCGTTTGTTGACACGGTCGACAAAGCGCACCAAGCCGTGCGGCAAATCCTGCACACAGGCGAAATCGAGGGCCGCCGCCCCATTGTGTTCACCACATTGGTGAATATGGAGGTCTTAAGCGTGATTTTGGAAGGCTGCAAGGACAAAACCATGCTGATGGACATGTTCAGCATCTTTGTGAATCCGCTCGAAAAAGAACTGGGCATCAAGTCCAACCACCGTGTGGGCCGTTTCTCAGATGCCAGCAAGAGCCAAGAGTACCGAGAGCGCATCGAAGCCATCAACTTCAGCTTGGCCCATGACGATGGTCAACTCAACCGCGATTTGGAGTTGTCTGACGTGATCTTGGTCGGCGTCAGTCGCAGCGGCAAAACCCCCACAAGCTTGTACTTGGCTATGCAGCACGGCTTGAAGGCTTCGAACTACCCGCTCATTCCTGAGGATTTTGAACGCCGCCAACTCCCCCCTGCCCTGATGCCACACAAGAAAAAGATTTTTGGTCTCACCATTCAACCCGAGCGCTTGAGCGAAATTCGCAACGAACGCCGCCCTGACTCCAAATACGCCAGCCTTGCCAACTGCCGCCACGAAGTGGCCGAAGCCGAGGCCATGATGCGCCGTGCAGGCATTCGCTGGCTGTCCACCACGCACAAAAGCATTGAGGAAATTGCCACCACCATCTTGCAAGAAATCAACCCTGAACGTTTGATTTACTAA
- a CDS encoding heme-binding protein: protein MKTKHFLESADVKAIAAAAEAEALKNNWAVTIAIVDDGGHLLNLHRLDGAPGISSHIAPAKAHTAALGRRESKVYEDVINGGRMSFLSAPAVQGMLEGGVPIIKDGQCIGAVGVSGVKSNEDAQIAKAGIAAIGL from the coding sequence ATGAAAACCAAACACTTCCTCGAATCCGCAGATGTCAAAGCCATTGCCGCAGCCGCCGAAGCGGAAGCTTTGAAAAACAACTGGGCAGTCACCATCGCCATCGTGGACGATGGCGGCCACCTGTTGAATTTGCACCGTTTGGATGGCGCACCTGGCATTTCTTCGCACATTGCCCCAGCCAAAGCTCACACAGCAGCCTTGGGTCGTCGTGAGAGCAAGGTGTATGAAGACGTCATCAATGGCGGCCGCATGTCATTCCTGAGCGCGCCTGCCGTGCAAGGCATGCTCGAAGGCGGCGTGCCCATCATCAAAGATGGTCAATGCATCGGCGCTGTGGGCGTGAGCGGTGTGAAGTCCAACGAAGACGCGCAAATCGCGAAAGCAGGCATTGCTGCCATTGGTCTGTAA
- a CDS encoding Bax inhibitor-1 family protein produces MNDNIQTVDYYVLPTAERNRVVRNTYWLLAISMLPTVLGAYIGVATGISYAISGVMGMILMMAGAFGFIYAIERTKESATGVYVLLGFTFFMGLMLSRMIAMVLGFKNGAELVMTAFAGTAGVFFVMASLATVIKRDLSGMGKWLMVGAVVLMVGSIINVFVGSSAGMMVISMLSMAIFSAFMLYDLKQVMDGGETNYISATLTLYLDVINVFQSLLALLGIFGGERE; encoded by the coding sequence ATGAATGACAACATTCAAACCGTTGACTACTACGTGTTGCCAACGGCTGAACGCAACCGCGTGGTACGCAACACCTACTGGTTGTTAGCCATCAGCATGCTGCCCACCGTGTTGGGCGCCTACATTGGCGTAGCCACTGGCATCAGCTACGCCATCTCCGGCGTGATGGGCATGATCTTGATGATGGCTGGCGCTTTCGGCTTCATCTACGCCATCGAGCGCACCAAAGAAAGCGCCACCGGCGTGTACGTGCTCTTGGGCTTCACCTTCTTCATGGGGCTCATGCTCTCCCGCATGATCGCCATGGTTTTGGGCTTCAAAAATGGCGCAGAGTTGGTGATGACCGCCTTTGCGGGTACAGCAGGCGTGTTCTTTGTGATGGCCAGCTTGGCCACCGTCATCAAGCGCGACTTGTCTGGCATGGGCAAATGGCTCATGGTGGGCGCGGTGGTCTTGATGGTTGGCAGCATCATCAACGTGTTCGTTGGCTCATCAGCCGGCATGATGGTGATTTCCATGTTGTCCATGGCCATCTTCAGCGCGTTCATGTTGTACGACTTGAAGCAAGTGATGGATGGCGGCGAAACCAACTACATCAGCGCCACACTGACTTTGTACTTGGACGTGATCAACGTGTTCCAAAGCTTGCTGGCCTTGCTCGGCATCTTTGGTGGCGAACGCGAATAA
- the rlmD gene encoding 23S rRNA (uracil(1939)-C(5))-methyltransferase RlmD: protein MTDTTTEKQWPDNALTIESMDLEAQGVGHRADGKVVFVDGALPFEVVRANVHRKKDNWEKASLLEVLHESSQRVTPGCPHFGLHAGACGGCKMQHLDASAQIAVKQRALEDNLWHLGKVKPETILRPIQGPAWGYRFRARLSVRYVVKKGEVLVGFHERKSRYVADMRQCPILPPHVDAMLMPLRQLIGSMDARETLPQIELACGDHVTALVLRHMEPLSAHDMQALRDFAAKHNVQWWLQSKGPDTVCLMEGALGEPLSYALPEFGITMPFKPTDFTQVNPHINRVLVTRALRLLEVQPTERVIDWFCGLGNFTLPLATLAREVLGIEGSEALVTRSGENYVFNQANRDKPLAPTSFVARNLFEMTPELLRQDGAADKWLVDPPREGAFSLVQALAEMHQQPELRQGWTPPKRIVYVSCNPSTLARDAGVLVNAAGYRISSAGAVNMFPHTAHVESMAVFDLV from the coding sequence ATGACAGACACAACGACAGAAAAACAGTGGCCTGACAACGCGCTCACCATCGAATCGATGGACCTAGAAGCGCAGGGCGTGGGTCACCGCGCCGATGGCAAAGTGGTGTTTGTCGACGGTGCCTTACCCTTTGAGGTGGTGCGCGCCAATGTGCACCGCAAAAAAGACAACTGGGAAAAAGCATCGCTGCTCGAAGTGCTGCATGAGTCCTCGCAGCGCGTCACGCCTGGTTGCCCTCACTTTGGCTTGCATGCGGGTGCATGTGGCGGCTGCAAGATGCAGCACTTGGATGCTTCAGCACAAATCGCGGTCAAACAACGCGCCCTAGAAGACAACTTGTGGCACTTAGGCAAAGTGAAGCCTGAGACCATTCTTCGCCCCATTCAAGGCCCTGCATGGGGCTATCGTTTCCGCGCCCGTTTGTCGGTGCGCTATGTGGTGAAAAAGGGCGAAGTGTTGGTGGGGTTCCATGAGCGTAAGAGCCGCTACGTGGCTGATATGCGCCAGTGCCCCATCTTGCCGCCGCATGTCGATGCCATGCTCATGCCATTGCGTCAGCTGATTGGCAGCATGGATGCGCGTGAGACCTTGCCGCAAATTGAATTGGCTTGTGGTGACCATGTGACGGCTTTGGTGCTGCGCCACATGGAGCCCTTGAGTGCACACGACATGCAAGCTTTGCGCGACTTCGCCGCCAAGCACAACGTGCAGTGGTGGCTCCAGTCCAAAGGCCCAGACACCGTGTGTCTGATGGAGGGCGCTTTGGGTGAGCCGTTGTCTTACGCCTTGCCTGAATTTGGCATCACGATGCCGTTCAAACCGACTGACTTCACGCAAGTCAATCCGCATATCAACCGTGTGTTGGTCACACGCGCTTTGCGATTGCTTGAGGTGCAGCCGACTGAGCGTGTGATCGACTGGTTCTGCGGCTTGGGTAACTTCACCTTGCCTTTGGCAACGCTTGCACGCGAGGTCTTAGGCATTGAGGGCAGCGAGGCTTTGGTGACGCGCTCTGGCGAGAACTATGTGTTCAACCAAGCGAACCGAGACAAGCCTTTGGCGCCGACCAGCTTTGTCGCGCGTAACTTGTTTGAAATGACGCCCGAGTTGCTGCGCCAAGATGGCGCGGCAGACAAGTGGTTGGTGGATCCGCCGCGTGAAGGCGCTTTCTCATTGGTGCAAGCGCTGGCCGAGATGCACCAGCAGCCAGAACTTCGTCAGGGTTGGACACCACCCAAGCGCATTGTGTATGTGAGCTGCAACCCGTCTACTTTGGCGCGTGATGCGGGTGTGTTGGTGAATGCTGCAGGCTATCGCATTTCATCGGCAGGTGCGGTGAATATGTTCCCGCACACGGCCCATGTGGAGAGCATGGCTGTGTTTGATTTGGTTTAA
- a CDS encoding peptidoglycan DD-metalloendopeptidase family protein, with the protein MRMFRSGMWGVLALVAALVLSACSNKGRLAPVDDHSVSATRGAARVLPGSENAGKPGYYTVKPGDTLIRIGMDHGQSGRDIARWNKLENPNLIETGQVLRVLPPGPDAPVTKPTSSASGTNAPPMPSAPATPTPPAANAAPAGAEDTISFQWPARGNLISGFDESKNKGLDIGGKVGDPVMAAADGRVVYAGAGLRGYGNLIILKHNNTYLTAYAHNQTLLVKEDQVIKRGQKIAEMGNSDADQVKLHFEIRRQGKPVDPAKYLSAN; encoded by the coding sequence ATAAGAATGTTTCGTTCTGGAATGTGGGGTGTGCTTGCGCTGGTTGCTGCCCTGGTGTTGTCGGCTTGTTCGAACAAAGGGCGTTTGGCTCCTGTTGATGACCATTCGGTGAGCGCCACTCGAGGTGCTGCTCGTGTTCTGCCTGGTTCTGAAAACGCAGGTAAACCTGGTTACTACACCGTGAAGCCAGGTGATACCTTGATCCGCATCGGCATGGATCATGGGCAGAGTGGGCGCGATATTGCGCGTTGGAACAAGCTTGAAAATCCCAACTTGATTGAAACAGGCCAGGTCCTGCGCGTGTTGCCCCCAGGCCCAGATGCGCCAGTAACTAAACCCACGAGTTCTGCGAGCGGCACCAATGCGCCTCCCATGCCGTCTGCACCTGCGACGCCCACACCTCCTGCTGCAAATGCAGCGCCAGCTGGTGCCGAGGACACGATCAGTTTTCAATGGCCAGCGCGCGGCAACTTGATTTCTGGCTTTGATGAGTCGAAAAACAAAGGTTTGGACATTGGCGGCAAAGTGGGTGACCCCGTGATGGCTGCTGCGGATGGTCGCGTGGTCTACGCCGGCGCAGGTTTGCGTGGCTACGGCAATCTGATCATCTTGAAGCACAACAACACCTATTTGACCGCTTACGCACACAACCAAACCTTGCTGGTGAAAGAAGACCAAGTCATCAAACGTGGCCAAAAAATTGCCGAAATGGGCAACAGCGATGCAGACCAAGTGAAGCTTCATTTTGAAATTCGCCGTCAAGGCAAGCCGGTTGATCCTGCCAAGTATTTATCGGCCAACTGA